The following are encoded together in the Arcticibacterium luteifluviistationis genome:
- a CDS encoding toxin-antitoxin system YwqK family antitoxin, with product MINYSNAILKYAKKAILFVCLVCFFACSKGKENQEFDYTINTEDIPQDTVYFSNPSVSYVNGLYYLDQKKFSGILYRELKGYDVKTYSSVLNGMLHGPFRSFYKNGKPYEVRNYKENISLGKQYGYWESTGNRKFEYNYVSEKREGIQRSWYANGDVYYVYNYKDDKQEGLQQAWRINGSLFRNFVSKNNKRYGLQKSFSCSELSNEEIKYPKTSSAKLLAAKN from the coding sequence GTGATAAATTATTCAAATGCTATATTAAAGTACGCTAAAAAGGCCATTCTGTTTGTCTGTTTGGTTTGTTTTTTTGCCTGCAGCAAAGGAAAGGAAAATCAAGAGTTTGACTATACCATAAACACCGAAGACATACCGCAAGACACCGTTTACTTTTCTAACCCGAGCGTGTCTTATGTCAATGGACTTTATTACTTAGACCAAAAGAAGTTTTCAGGCATACTATATAGAGAATTAAAAGGTTATGATGTGAAAACATACAGTTCTGTTTTAAATGGCATGCTTCACGGCCCTTTCAGAAGCTTTTATAAAAATGGCAAACCTTACGAAGTGAGAAATTACAAAGAAAACATATCGTTAGGGAAACAATACGGCTACTGGGAAAGCACCGGAAACCGAAAATTTGAGTACAATTACGTCAGCGAAAAAAGAGAAGGCATTCAGAGAAGTTGGTATGCCAATGGCGACGTTTATTACGTGTATAATTATAAAGACGACAAACAGGAAGGTCTACAGCAGGCATGGCGTATAAATGGAAGTTTGTTCCGGAATTTTGTATCAAAAAACAATAAAAGGTACGGACTACAGAAATCATTCTCTTGCTCTGAACTGAGCAATGAAGAAATTAAATACCCCAAGACAAGCTCCGCTAAACTATTAGCTGCAAAAAACTAA
- a CDS encoding purine-cytosine permease family protein produces the protein MKQTFNLKEIDEEQLPVPKHKLHSWTHFAGLYAAEHVAATEFVIGATFVALGAKTMDIILGLLIGNVLAVLSWTLITAPIAVDTRLSLYTYLNKIAGNSMSKLYNWANVLIFTVISAAMVTVSATAVRFAFDIPAQLNWYPTNIWFVLIVILVGLFVVFIAIYGFEAVSEFSGICAPWLFTMFASGALVLMPALSLDVLGKTLPGSWADLLSIGDQSIWTGVNSQGEPGIGLMQVIGFGWAANTITHFGLIDMALLRYAKKKSYGLATSTGMMFGHFIAWIAAGIMGAGAAVILGKSILELDPGDVAYYALGWSGFVIVIVAGWTTAITNLYRAGLAAQAVFSNYSRRSTTMAVGAAMVIIGCFPFVFSQILPLLTYAGLLVVPVGAIVFTEHQIFPKIGYTRYWSKYQDYAYSTPAIASWILGLVFGFGLNVLDVMSFYYLFIPTWFFTIIIYTLLAGKYGAKKKFPEAEEEEKAFNASVDVYHEKMAQNEPELIKDTSLFSKFLNITALIALGITLILAGNVLFGSKDENIYIANREIFYFYGFICTMVYFITAYWSMKRGKMTSV, from the coding sequence ATGAAACAAACCTTCAACCTTAAAGAAATAGACGAGGAGCAGCTGCCCGTCCCTAAACATAAACTCCATAGTTGGACACACTTTGCAGGCTTATATGCTGCCGAGCATGTGGCTGCCACAGAGTTTGTTATAGGAGCTACTTTTGTAGCACTGGGAGCCAAAACCATGGACATTATTTTGGGTTTGCTCATTGGTAATGTATTGGCTGTACTCAGCTGGACACTTATTACAGCACCCATTGCGGTTGACACACGCCTAAGTTTATACACTTACCTAAATAAGATTGCAGGTAATTCCATGTCTAAACTTTATAACTGGGCCAACGTGCTCATTTTCACCGTTATTTCTGCCGCCATGGTGACGGTGTCTGCCACGGCAGTCCGTTTTGCTTTTGATATTCCTGCTCAGTTAAATTGGTACCCTACCAATATTTGGTTTGTCCTTATTGTCATTTTAGTAGGCTTATTTGTCGTATTCATTGCTATTTATGGCTTTGAAGCGGTTTCTGAATTTTCTGGAATTTGTGCCCCTTGGCTCTTCACCATGTTTGCCAGTGGAGCTTTGGTGCTTATGCCTGCATTGTCTTTAGACGTTTTAGGAAAAACACTACCAGGTAGTTGGGCTGATTTATTAAGTATTGGCGACCAATCCATCTGGACAGGCGTAAACAGTCAAGGAGAACCTGGAATAGGCTTAATGCAAGTGATAGGTTTTGGCTGGGCAGCTAATACTATTACCCACTTTGGATTGATAGACATGGCTTTATTACGCTACGCCAAAAAGAAATCTTACGGACTAGCTACTAGCACAGGAATGATGTTTGGTCACTTTATAGCATGGATAGCCGCTGGAATTATGGGAGCAGGTGCCGCAGTAATTTTGGGTAAATCTATTTTAGAATTAGACCCAGGAGATGTAGCTTATTATGCATTAGGTTGGTCAGGATTTGTGATTGTGATAGTGGCAGGCTGGACCACCGCCATCACTAACCTTTATAGAGCAGGATTAGCAGCACAGGCCGTTTTTAGCAATTATTCTAGACGTTCTACTACTATGGCTGTAGGAGCGGCAATGGTAATTATTGGCTGTTTCCCTTTTGTATTTTCACAAATATTGCCGCTGCTTACCTATGCAGGTTTATTGGTAGTTCCCGTTGGGGCTATTGTGTTTACAGAGCATCAAATATTCCCTAAAATTGGTTATACCAGATACTGGTCAAAATATCAGGACTATGCCTATAGTACACCCGCCATTGCCTCTTGGATTTTGGGTCTTGTCTTTGGTTTTGGTCTCAATGTATTAGACGTCATGTCTTTTTACTACCTATTTATTCCTACTTGGTTTTTCACCATTATAATTTACACGCTTTTAGCTGGTAAATACGGAGCTAAAAAGAAATTCCCTGAAGCTGAAGAAGAGGAAAAGGCCTTCAATGCGAGTGTGGATGTATATCATGAAAAAATGGCCCAGAATGAACCTGAGCTCATCAAAGACACTTCTCTTTTCTCAAAGTTCCTAAACATTACTGCCCTAATAGCCTTAGGTATCACCCTTATTTTAGCAGGAAATGTACTTTTTGGCAGCAAAGACGAAAATATCTATATCGCGAATCGTGAAATATTCTACTTCTATGGTTTCATTTGCACCATGGTTTACTTCATCACGGCATATTGGTCTATGAAAAGAGGTAAAATGACATCAGTTTAA
- a CDS encoding xanthine dehydrogenase family protein molybdopterin-binding subunit, which translates to MNNKNTRRGFLKSASVLTGGLVIGFHSINKAIAAEIVNPSAISHEFNSFLSIAPNGKITIYSPNPEIGQGIKTAFPVIVAEELDVDFKTVEVEQANFSDKYQRQLTGGSGAIRHSWDRLRTAGATARELLKEAAANKWGVAAYTLKTENGFVISEYGKRASYGELVEDAAKLSPPKDVKLRDAKDYKLIGKWHAGVDNANLLVGKRLFGIDLKKEGMVNAQIQRPTAFGMKLKSFDATEALKMPGIIDVVSFDNNVAIVGKSTWEIMQARKKVNIVYEKDGDLESSDDHNRIFKTQLDNPNSGEEMRKDGDPVAAFAAADKVIEKEYQCPFLSHSPMEPMNFYANVKADGTVELAGPTQTPGRAVGSISKLLDIPQDKISLELTKMGGGFGRRLDDGYAVEAAQLSSIIKMPVKVTWTKEDDITGGYYRPAVRYRFKAAIKDGKITAFALKGVGMNAGNCTRQDNFPAGAIDNLLIESVNYKSPITTGPWRAPITNFLAYAEQSFIDEVAHTMGKDPVTLRLELLEKVMKNPVGKITYEPERFKATIEMAVEKSQWGKKKGVSQGFSVYFSHNSYVAQVAEMTKVKGKPSLTKVYAVTDCGIVINQSGARNQIYGAIIDGIGHAMYGKLSFTKGEPDQKNYDTYRLIRMNEIPEVEAHFVDNGIAPTGLGEPALPPTGGAISNAIAAATGKRLYSQPFNEADQEVESYM; encoded by the coding sequence ATGAACAATAAAAATACAAGAAGAGGTTTCCTAAAATCAGCATCTGTACTTACGGGTGGTTTGGTTATAGGTTTCCACTCTATCAATAAAGCCATAGCTGCGGAAATCGTGAATCCATCGGCCATTAGTCATGAATTCAACTCGTTTTTAAGCATAGCTCCAAATGGTAAAATCACTATCTATTCACCAAATCCTGAGATTGGGCAAGGCATAAAAACTGCTTTTCCGGTGATAGTGGCAGAAGAACTAGACGTAGATTTTAAAACTGTAGAAGTGGAGCAAGCCAACTTCTCCGATAAATATCAACGACAATTAACCGGTGGAAGTGGTGCTATAAGACACTCTTGGGATAGGCTAAGAACAGCAGGTGCCACCGCTAGGGAACTTCTTAAAGAAGCCGCCGCAAATAAATGGGGAGTAGCAGCATACACATTAAAAACCGAAAATGGTTTTGTGATAAGCGAATACGGTAAAAGAGCTAGTTATGGCGAACTGGTAGAAGATGCTGCCAAACTAAGCCCACCAAAAGATGTTAAACTAAGAGACGCTAAAGACTATAAACTTATAGGAAAATGGCATGCGGGTGTTGACAATGCTAATCTTTTAGTTGGGAAAAGACTGTTTGGGATTGACCTTAAAAAGGAAGGCATGGTAAATGCTCAAATTCAAAGACCTACAGCCTTTGGTATGAAACTGAAGTCTTTTGACGCTACAGAGGCTCTAAAAATGCCCGGCATAATTGATGTGGTTTCTTTTGATAATAATGTGGCCATAGTAGGGAAAAGCACTTGGGAAATAATGCAGGCTCGTAAAAAAGTAAACATTGTTTATGAAAAAGATGGCGACCTAGAAAGCTCGGATGACCATAACAGAATATTCAAAACGCAGTTAGACAACCCTAATAGTGGTGAAGAAATGCGTAAAGATGGCGATCCTGTAGCGGCTTTTGCGGCGGCAGACAAAGTGATAGAGAAGGAATACCAATGCCCTTTCCTTTCGCATAGCCCTATGGAGCCTATGAATTTTTATGCCAATGTGAAAGCTGACGGCACCGTAGAACTAGCAGGTCCAACACAAACACCAGGCAGAGCGGTAGGTTCTATTTCAAAACTTTTAGATATTCCTCAGGATAAAATTAGCCTAGAACTTACCAAAATGGGTGGTGGTTTTGGCCGTAGGCTAGATGATGGCTACGCTGTAGAGGCAGCCCAACTTTCTAGCATCATAAAAATGCCTGTGAAAGTAACTTGGACCAAAGAAGACGACATTACTGGTGGATACTACCGACCTGCCGTTAGGTATAGATTTAAAGCCGCCATTAAAGATGGTAAAATAACAGCTTTTGCCCTAAAAGGCGTAGGTATGAATGCAGGAAACTGTACGCGTCAAGATAACTTCCCAGCTGGTGCTATAGACAACTTATTAATAGAATCTGTCAACTATAAATCTCCTATTACAACAGGCCCTTGGAGAGCTCCAATCACTAATTTCTTAGCCTATGCAGAGCAATCATTTATAGACGAAGTGGCTCACACCATGGGCAAAGACCCTGTAACATTACGCTTAGAGCTGCTGGAAAAAGTGATGAAAAATCCAGTGGGTAAAATAACTTATGAACCAGAAAGGTTTAAGGCTACCATAGAAATGGCAGTGGAGAAATCTCAATGGGGAAAGAAAAAAGGTGTATCGCAGGGCTTTAGTGTATACTTCTCCCATAATTCTTATGTAGCCCAAGTGGCTGAAATGACGAAAGTAAAAGGCAAACCTTCTTTAACTAAAGTATATGCCGTAACCGACTGCGGTATAGTTATCAACCAGTCTGGTGCACGAAACCAGATTTATGGTGCCATAATAGACGGAATAGGTCATGCGATGTACGGCAAATTAAGCTTTACTAAAGGTGAGCCAGACCAAAAAAACTATGATACCTACCGACTTATCAGAATGAATGAAATACCAGAGGTGGAAGCTCATTTTGTGGATAATGGAATCGCACCAACGGGACTAGGCGAACCTGCCCTCCCTCCTACCGGCGGTGCCATTTCAAACGCCATTGCGGCAGCTACCGGAAAACGTCTATACTCGCAACCCTTTAACGAGGCTGATCAGGAAGTGGAAAGTTATATGTAA
- a CDS encoding type VI secretion system tube protein Hcp codes for MIKLFTNTCFIFLFLSTTVLFAQETKGVSMAPAPELEVNGIIFSSSGGIKFPDGTIQTTAYLNTGSPAMDMDLSGLVIEFDPATEIEGPAMGDGISKGLNLESISEGSSNSSTTHIGTGGGSGSPSFQDLTISRQSDANTAIFRSYVGTGTHIAYIEVFYLRYTGSKYVIDHKVKYENCLITSFSMSHSDGGTPSESIGINFQKACYCSYTRDAAGAATRTTSFSWDVAANSSPACVCDHF; via the coding sequence ATGATTAAACTATTTACAAATACTTGCTTCATCTTTTTATTCCTAAGTACTACCGTTCTTTTTGCTCAAGAAACAAAAGGCGTTTCAATGGCTCCAGCTCCTGAGCTTGAAGTAAACGGAATTATTTTTTCAAGCAGCGGCGGTATAAAATTTCCTGATGGCACTATTCAAACCACCGCCTACCTTAATACTGGAAGCCCCGCAATGGACATGGACTTGTCCGGCTTAGTTATTGAATTTGACCCTGCAACCGAGATTGAAGGGCCTGCAATGGGAGATGGAATTTCTAAAGGTTTAAATCTAGAATCTATTTCTGAAGGTTCTTCAAACTCTAGTACAACGCATATAGGAACTGGTGGTGGTAGTGGAAGCCCAAGTTTTCAAGACCTTACTATCAGTAGGCAATCCGATGCTAATACAGCTATATTCAGATCCTATGTAGGCACTGGCACTCACATCGCTTACATTGAGGTTTTCTACTTAAGGTATACTGGTTCTAAATATGTAATAGACCATAAAGTAAAATATGAAAATTGTCTCATTACTTCCTTTTCGATGAGTCACTCAGATGGCGGAACTCCTTCAGAAAGTATTGGTATTAATTTCCAAAAAGCATGTTATTGCTCATACACGCGAGATGCCGCCGGTGCTGCAACACGTACCACAAGCTTTAGCTGGGATGTAGCCGCAAATTCATCTCCGGCTTGTGTGTGTGATCATTTTTAA
- a CDS encoding CotH kinase family protein, with amino-acid sequence MNLNKILFAFITPFLFLLITSTSCSETDALVDPDIEVVEEEYDDTVFETTDWTDATHSKSGDPAYDMVFNDNEVQRIDIVITEERWNNMLADMTSKYGSFGRTNSGGPGGGGAVSDTENPIFVPGEVFYNGKEWYRVGVRFKGNSSLQSTWQSGNLKLSFKLDFDEFEDEYPQIDNQRFNGFKKLSLKNNYNDSSFMREKVAGDVFRSAGLAGAHTAFYAVYVDNGDGPTYFGLYTMVEEISDTVIDDQFSSDKGNLYEPDGDGASFASGTYDTDEIAKENNEDEADFSDVRALYDILHDGSRTTNPASWRIQLESVFDTDAFLKYLAVNTTIQNWDTYGRMTHNYYLYNNPDNGLLTWIPWDNNEALQNGNQQGSLNLNFSDLSTNQWPIIGYMYQQDEYKAKYDAYLQEVIDGAFEPTAIQSLYTQYQTLLEPYATTEVQGYTFLRNSSEFSSAVSTLKSHVQSRKSAVESYLK; translated from the coding sequence ATGAATCTCAATAAAATCTTATTCGCCTTTATTACTCCTTTTCTGTTCCTCCTAATTACCTCCACGTCTTGCTCAGAGACCGACGCTCTGGTAGATCCAGACATAGAAGTAGTGGAGGAAGAGTATGATGACACCGTTTTTGAAACTACTGACTGGACAGACGCAACCCACAGCAAATCTGGCGACCCGGCATACGACATGGTTTTTAATGACAATGAAGTACAGCGTATTGACATCGTTATCACAGAAGAAAGATGGAACAACATGTTGGCCGACATGACTAGCAAATATGGTTCGTTTGGCCGTACAAATAGCGGTGGCCCTGGTGGTGGTGGAGCTGTCTCAGATACCGAAAACCCAATCTTTGTACCTGGTGAAGTTTTTTATAATGGCAAAGAATGGTACCGTGTTGGTGTTAGATTTAAAGGAAACTCTAGCTTACAGTCTACTTGGCAAAGTGGTAACCTTAAACTTTCTTTCAAACTGGATTTTGACGAGTTTGAGGACGAGTACCCGCAAATTGACAATCAGCGTTTTAATGGTTTCAAAAAATTAAGCCTTAAAAACAATTATAATGACAGCTCTTTCATGAGAGAAAAAGTGGCCGGTGATGTATTTAGAAGTGCTGGTTTAGCAGGAGCACATACTGCTTTTTATGCAGTCTATGTGGATAATGGCGATGGCCCAACCTATTTTGGACTTTATACTATGGTGGAAGAAATCAGTGATACCGTAATAGACGACCAGTTTTCTTCTGATAAAGGAAACCTGTATGAGCCAGATGGTGATGGAGCAAGTTTTGCCAGTGGCACGTATGACACCGACGAAATAGCGAAAGAAAACAACGAAGACGAAGCCGACTTCTCAGATGTAAGAGCTCTTTATGATATCTTACATGATGGCTCTAGAACTACCAATCCTGCCTCATGGAGAATTCAGCTAGAGAGTGTTTTTGATACCGATGCATTCCTTAAATATTTGGCGGTAAACACCACCATACAAAACTGGGATACTTATGGCAGAATGACCCATAATTATTATTTATACAACAACCCTGACAATGGTTTGTTGACATGGATTCCTTGGGATAATAATGAAGCTCTGCAAAACGGAAACCAACAAGGGTCTTTAAATCTAAACTTTTCAGACCTATCCACTAATCAGTGGCCTATTATTGGCTACATGTATCAGCAAGATGAATACAAAGCCAAATATGATGCGTACCTACAAGAGGTTATAGATGGGGCTTTTGAGCCAACGGCTATACAGAGCTTGTATACGCAATACCAAACGTTATTAGAGCCCTATGCTACCACAGAGGTTCAAGGTTACACTTTCTTAAGAAACTCGTCTGAATTTAGTTCAGCAGTGAGTACGCTTAAATCGCATGTTCAAAGCAGAAAAAGTGCAGTGGAATCTTACCTTAAATAA
- a CDS encoding winged helix-turn-helix domain-containing protein, translating to MTKKVFAILLVFVLFSFNKSTDDKHLHIVLRAIGHDLLVQSNDSTSRVLPLEKLDEHTFQISFEHDFSFVTDTLINAVDRILSKEEITNPYQVMVRSCKTQKVIYAYEVSSDTEFLIPCTGVVNPKDCYQVQVTFLKDESPYKAWFPLLAIPFLGFFIFLLYRKKNSTLNENVIEVDNSQHIIKIGKESIQLSDQESKLFQLLSEADGQIVKREVLLYEIWEKDGTIVSSRSLDVLVSKLRKKITEVSNFQIKNVHGKGYKLI from the coding sequence ATGACAAAAAAAGTATTCGCCATCCTACTCGTTTTTGTACTGTTTTCGTTTAACAAAAGTACGGACGACAAACATTTGCATATTGTACTTCGTGCAATAGGGCACGACTTACTGGTACAAAGCAACGACAGTACTTCCCGTGTTTTACCTCTAGAAAAGTTAGATGAGCATACTTTTCAAATATCATTTGAGCATGACTTTTCATTTGTAACGGACACGCTAATAAATGCAGTAGATAGAATTCTGAGCAAAGAGGAAATCACAAATCCTTATCAAGTGATGGTTAGAAGCTGTAAAACACAAAAGGTGATTTATGCCTACGAAGTTAGCTCGGATACTGAATTTTTAATTCCCTGCACAGGAGTAGTGAATCCAAAAGATTGCTATCAAGTACAAGTAACATTTTTAAAAGACGAATCGCCTTATAAAGCCTGGTTTCCATTATTAGCTATTCCCTTTCTGGGCTTCTTTATATTTCTCCTGTATCGTAAAAAGAATTCGACATTAAATGAAAACGTCATTGAGGTTGACAACTCACAGCATATTATCAAAATTGGAAAAGAGTCAATTCAACTCTCCGACCAAGAATCAAAACTCTTTCAATTGCTCTCCGAAGCTGATGGCCAGATAGTAAAAAGAGAGGTTTTACTTTACGAAATATGGGAAAAAGATGGCACCATTGTATCCTCACGAAGTCTTGATGTCTTAGTTTCTAAGCTACGTAAAAAAATAACAGAAGTAAGCAATTTTCAAATCAAGAATGTACATGGGAAGGGGTATAAGCTTATTTAG
- a CDS encoding mannitol dehydrogenase family protein produces the protein MELNQENLASLSSQITCPTYDRKKLKTGIVHVGVGGFHRSHQAYYIHQLLEKHDTLDWGICGVGLREGDRNIAQILKKQDYLYTLIVQHPSGEVNTEVIGSMNDFILAVDTPNLVLEKMAHADTKIVSLTITEGGYNFNPSNGEFNFENPDIQQELQNPDKPKTIFGYLTEALKKRKEAGLPPFTVLSCDNIQHNGDMAAKMLLAFAQKQDAELAKWIEENVSFPNTMVDRITPVTTSTEMDYLQNTYDLKDEWPVVCEPFIQWVVEDKFANGRPPLEKVGVQFVPDVSPYETMKIRLLNAGHSVLGITGAIHGHATINVCMEDAVFAKFMRQYMDQEVTPVLGTIEGMDLEKYKDSLEERFANPNIKDSVGRICSESSAKLPKFLIPTLQENLASGGSIDFATFILAAWCYYSDKGINEKNEPLEIIDAMKDELHEAASATKEDSLAFLKLTKLFDNLIDNKRFTDKYTEYIQKLYQEGGIRSLMEGMC, from the coding sequence ATGGAATTAAATCAAGAAAATCTAGCTAGTCTCTCTTCTCAAATTACTTGTCCTACCTATGACAGGAAAAAACTAAAAACAGGCATAGTGCATGTGGGTGTTGGTGGTTTTCACCGCTCGCACCAAGCTTATTATATTCATCAGTTATTGGAAAAGCACGATACCTTAGATTGGGGTATTTGTGGCGTAGGTTTACGCGAAGGCGACAGAAACATAGCCCAAATTCTTAAGAAACAAGATTACCTCTATACGCTCATAGTGCAGCACCCTAGTGGTGAAGTCAACACGGAAGTTATAGGGTCTATGAATGATTTCATACTGGCTGTGGACACACCAAATTTGGTGCTAGAAAAAATGGCTCATGCCGACACCAAAATTGTTTCCTTGACCATTACAGAGGGTGGCTATAATTTTAACCCTAGCAATGGAGAGTTCAATTTTGAGAACCCTGATATACAGCAGGAGCTGCAAAATCCAGATAAGCCCAAAACTATTTTTGGCTACCTGACCGAAGCATTGAAAAAACGAAAAGAAGCCGGACTCCCTCCTTTCACAGTATTATCATGTGATAATATCCAGCACAATGGAGACATGGCAGCCAAAATGCTATTGGCTTTCGCCCAAAAACAAGATGCAGAACTAGCGAAATGGATAGAAGAGAACGTAAGTTTTCCAAATACCATGGTAGACCGCATTACGCCAGTAACCACCTCCACAGAGATGGACTACCTGCAAAACACTTATGACCTTAAAGACGAATGGCCAGTGGTTTGTGAGCCGTTTATTCAGTGGGTGGTGGAAGATAAATTTGCAAACGGAAGACCTCCACTTGAAAAAGTAGGCGTTCAATTTGTACCAGACGTGAGTCCGTATGAAACCATGAAAATTCGTCTATTGAATGCTGGACATTCTGTTTTAGGTATTACAGGAGCTATACATGGTCACGCTACCATTAATGTATGTATGGAAGATGCTGTTTTTGCGAAATTCATGCGTCAATACATGGACCAAGAGGTTACTCCTGTTTTAGGCACGATAGAAGGTATGGATTTGGAGAAATACAAAGACAGCTTGGAAGAGCGATTTGCCAATCCTAATATAAAAGACAGTGTAGGGCGTATATGTTCCGAAAGTTCTGCCAAGCTTCCAAAGTTCTTGATTCCTACGCTTCAGGAGAATTTGGCAAGTGGTGGAAGCATTGATTTTGCCACCTTTATTTTGGCGGCATGGTGTTATTATAGCGACAAAGGCATCAATGAAAAGAACGAGCCACTAGAGATTATAGATGCTATGAAAGACGAACTTCATGAGGCAGCCAGTGCTACCAAAGAAGATTCGCTAGCCTTTCTTAAACTCACCAAATTATTCGATAACCTAATTGATAATAAACGATTTACGGACAAATACACGGAGTACATTCAGAAGCTTTATCAAGAGGGAGGAATTAGGAGTTTGATGGAGGGGATGTGTTAG
- a CDS encoding YHYH protein, whose translation MIRLISPMLFLCLMACSENDTPSITETDGVDISTVVAANYKNDYTDGVSVQVNADNIVIRSTGLPDHKTPYWGEDHEMYEDFPGMNHANANTSMISFNYAMTIPISPTESSTKEQTELGSIGMALNGVPIYNDYEGGGLLEENAWGTFDASGAHPGPREDYHYHCEGTYITVDDSNLIGFLRDGFPIYGRKDQDESYPDDLDENGGHTGSTTDFSDAIYHYHTSNDIYSTSGLYVIKSGAYHGTKGTFTQ comes from the coding sequence ATGATACGATTAATCTCTCCTATGTTATTCTTATGCCTTATGGCATGCAGTGAGAATGACACTCCAAGCATTACAGAAACAGACGGCGTAGATATTTCGACTGTAGTAGCTGCAAATTATAAAAACGACTATACAGACGGCGTGAGCGTACAGGTAAATGCAGATAATATAGTGATAAGAAGCACAGGACTGCCTGACCATAAAACGCCGTATTGGGGAGAAGACCATGAAATGTATGAGGATTTCCCTGGTATGAATCATGCCAACGCTAACACGAGCATGATTTCTTTTAATTATGCTATGACCATACCGATTAGCCCTACAGAATCCTCCACAAAAGAGCAAACCGAACTGGGTAGTATAGGAATGGCCTTAAATGGCGTGCCTATTTATAACGACTACGAAGGCGGTGGTTTATTAGAAGAAAACGCATGGGGAACTTTTGATGCCTCAGGAGCACACCCAGGCCCTAGAGAAGATTATCATTATCACTGCGAAGGCACATACATTACCGTAGACGATAGCAACCTGATCGGCTTTTTAAGAGACGGTTTCCCTATTTATGGCCGTAAAGACCAAGACGAAAGCTACCCAGACGATTTAGATGAAAATGGCGGTCATACAGGAAGCACTACAGATTTTTCTGATGCCATTTACCACTACCATACCAGTAATGACATTTACTCTACTTCTGGTTTGTATGTGATAAAGTCTGGAGCCTATCATGGCACTAAAGGAACATTTACGCAGTAA